The following proteins are co-located in the Carassius auratus strain Wakin chromosome 7, ASM336829v1, whole genome shotgun sequence genome:
- the rell1 gene encoding RELT-like protein 1, producing MQAQLKAHESFNTTLRDHPWTMVDSHQAGAMGNGSNITPNGKADGNSGNLDNIAFVLVPFFFLLGLLGVLICHILKRKGYRCTTEAEEEEDLEKEEDEEKDPEKGDLNDTFSEGNTDTVGQIVHYIMKNEANSDALKAMVQDSIESEGGPLTPTSPNTPTSPETPALPGLPPSAAKHTCNHLHTIGGVGGQKNICNRCNQKKWPLMRRSSSKRLDRRSHIGGVTVLSVGRFRVTKCDPKSARRTLLITEPNGSVPPSPANADPPEQNTGPKSQEKEDRSK from the exons ATGCAGGCACAGCTCAAAGCTCACGAGTCTTTTAACACAACACTCCGTGATCATCCGTGGACGATGGTCGACAGTCATCAGGCTGGGGCGATGGGAAATGGCTCCAACATCACGCCGA ATGGCAAGGCTGATGGGAACTCGGGTAACCTAGATAATATTGCCTTTGTTCTGGTGCCTTTCTTCTTCCTGCTGGGGCTTCTGGGAGTCCTGATCTGCCACATCCTGAAGAGGAAGGGCTACCGCTGTACAACTGaggcagaggaagaggaggacctggagaaagaggaggatgaagagaagGATCCAGAGAAAGGAG atCTGAACGACACCTTCAGTGAAGGCAACACTGACACGGTGGGCCAAATTGTTCACTACATCATGAAAAATGAAG CCAACTCTGATGCACTTAAAGCCATGGTTCAGGACAGTATAGAATCGGAGGG TGGCCCTTTGACACCCACCTCACCGAACACACCCACCAGCCCAGAGACCCCTGCACTGCCAGGGTTGCCGCCCAGCGCAGCCAAACACACCTGCAACCACCTGCACACCATCGGAGGGGTCGGAGGACAGAAGAACATCTGCAACCGCTGCAACCAGAAAAAATGGCCTCTGATGAGACGCTCATCCAGCAAGAGACTGGACAGACGCAGTCACATAGGAGGAGTCACAGTGTTGTCTGTAGGCAG aTTCCGTGTGACAAAGTGTGACCCCAAATCGGCCCGGCGGACGTTATTGATCACCGAGCCCAATGGTAGTGTTCCCCCTTCACCTGCTAACGCTGACCCCCCTGAACAGAACACAGGCCCAAAGTCACAG GAAAAAGAAGACCGCTCAAAGTGA
- the LOC113106605 gene encoding uncharacterized protein LOC113106605 has protein sequence MGCSCCRMLKSYIYDPSVPVEVPGRKRDPTSSSLYQSHQFPEEADHIPKKQGFHNLAYSTHPSPTKLDIDNNHINRLHANIPDEQIPSSPAEGDPSLYILQPEDEGTTTLCANQPIQNESLLGTEPGKREDRFRDSGLGGGGITDGTEGSDGYPYGQEDEDEDRKSRLASTLDTADEESVLSVDMHTSSTSLSSADTKLMTEEREKKKPSIKRGEQEMDCVSVTDSMVAEALAALDAATAGEDSE, from the exons ATGGGTTGCAGTTGCTGTAGGATGTTAAAAAG TTACATTTATGACCCCTCAGTCCCTGTAGAAGTTCCTGGTCGGAAGCGGGACCCCACCAGCAGCTCTCTTTATCAATCTCATCAATTCCCAGAGGAGGCAGACCACATTCCCAAGAAGCAGGGCTTCCACAACCTAGCATACAGCACCCATCCCAGCCCGACCAAACTTGACATCGACAACAACCACATCAACCGGCTCCATGCTAACATTCCAGACGAGCAGATCCCATCGAGCCCAGCGGAGGGTGACCCAAGTCTTTACATCCTCCAGCCCGAGGACGAGGGGACGACCACCTTATGCGCTAATCAGCCCATACAGAACGAGTCGTTGTTGGGAACGGAACCGGGCAAGCGAGAGGACAGATTCCGAGACTCTGGGCTGGGCGGCGGAGGCATAACAGATGGGACAGAGGGATCTGATGGATACCCCTATGGACAGGAAGATGAAGACGAGGACAGGAAGAGCAGGCTAGCCAGTACTCTGGACACGGCCGATGAGGAGAGTGTGCTGTCTGTGGACATGCACACCAGCAGTACGAGCCTCTCCTCAGCAGACACAAAGCTCATGACAgaggaaagagaaaagaaaaagcccTCGATCAAGAGAGGAGAGCAAGAGATGGATTGTGTGAGCGTCACAGACTCAATGGTGGCAGAGGCCTTGGCCGCTCTGGATGCGGCGACTGCGGGAGAGGATTCGGAGTGA